The Deinococcus aquiradiocola genome segment ACCAGTCCAGCGTTCAGGGCGCGTTTGACGTAGTTCTGGACGGTAGTTCGTCCCAGCCTGACACTGCGACCGATGTCTCGGTCGCTGAGGTGGTGGTCGAACTTAAGTCGAAGGACATCCCGGATTTTTCGCATCGACACTCTCTTTTTTGGTCATCCTTCAGGATGACCGTGGAGTCTCGTGTGCTGGCAGAGAGGTGGACCGATAACCCGAGCGCCGGTGGCCCGATCAGCTCAGCACAGGTGGCCACGTCGACTGAGCGCGGGTGGCCCGAATGGGTGAGCATACGCACCAGCGTTTCTGGTCGGTCAAACGTGTGTCCAGTACGGGTCAATCCGAAGCGGCGATGACCCTGTCACCCGCGGGTGACAGGGTCACGACCACGCGCATCCACGTGCTATTCACCCACGCGTTCTCGAAGACTGAATGGGCAGCGGGTGGCGCAGGTCTTCCGGGACAGCACCCGACTGCACCGGGACGTGACGAAGGGAGCGTGTACGAGGGGAGTACACGCAGTAGGGTGAGTTCCTCACCCTGCGTCTGGACACGCTGCTGAACCGGGCGCCGCTGAAGTCGAAGGTGAACGAGCGACTCCGACTGGGAATCCTGACGCAGAGCTTGCTGGACCGAGTGTGACGGTTTGAAGGACCCGGACATTCCACCAACAAACAACACAGCGAGATGGAGCCTGCGGACGGTGGTGATGGCGAGGAAGGTCTTGCAGTGCAGCAAGAACGCGGTGGGTGCACAGACGTAACATGTGGATCAATTCCACGGTGGAGACCGCGCGGTTGCGCGGCCAGGACCCCGTCGCGGTCCTAACTGGCCTGATGCGCTGACCGGGTCCTTGATTTCAGACGACCGCTAATCACCGACCTCGGGCATTCAGCCACTCTACCCAAACCGGTTTTGAGCGCAGGCTTTTAACCCATTCCGCAGTTGAACGGTACCTCAGGTACTGTCAAATTTACTCCCAAATGCCAGAAAAAGCGGTGGGTGGAGCAGTATTCCGCACACCGGACGGGAGTCAAGCACATGGCTGTAAAACCCTCAATCTATCAGTCAAAAAATAACTTCAAATCAGCAGCCTGGAACCAAGGAATCTATTTTTACGACGGAGAAATTTTTCCTCTCCCAGTGCGGCTCATCGAATATTCGCTGACTGCTGACCAATAATTATCCTAACCACGTCGATGATCAGGTAGCTGGATTTGAATCTTCTTCCAAACCAGCGTTTTTTCGCTCCTGGAGCGGGAGCAACAGGCCTACGATATTTTGTGTTTTTTACTGTCCGGCGAAAAAAATAAGACTGTAAAATATAGATGCTTTCTAAAGGAAGTAAAATTGCCTTACGGCATATCACAGCACAAAGCTCTAATTTCTTGTCCGAGAAGCTGCGCAACCATGCGTCCGTGCGTTCTGTATGGACTCATTCCGCACTTTTTATCTGGCGGTTCATGGCTTGTACTTTAGCATTCTATCGAGAGTTAAATTTGGACAATGCTAGACGGCCTCCAGGAACGAGGCTGGGAACATTTTACCACAACTTAATTCAAAATACTAGTCCAAAGCTAAAATTTTTAGGAAACATGAAGGCAATTGGAATCCAATACGGCTTGGCAGATGGTAGGCCTGCGTGAAATCCGCCCGAGTTGACAAAGCGAACTTTTTGTGCGCAGCCTAAATATATGACCAGACGCGGCGGGCAATGGATGCAAAATATTTTGGGCGCGCCAACGTACAGCGAAGTAGATCTTTCTGTTGAAAAGCTGATTAAGTTTTCTTCAAATGATTTAGATCTAGCGAAAGGTTCAACCAAAACATATATTTCCAATCTTAAAAAGTACCTAACTTGTCAGAAGGAGTTTTTTGGTATAAGTGATCGTATTTCAATAGATTCTTATTCACGGCTAATGAAACTGAAAAAATCTGAGAGAGATTCTCGGGGTTTTACAGATACGATAATGTCAACCGTAAAAAAATATCTTATAGTTTCAAGCAACAAGGCGAAAAGTAAGGACGTAATTTATAAAAAGGAGATCGACAACGCGGTTATTCATTATGGAGTGAACGCTGCCAAAAAACAAAGGAAGATACTAAACTCTTCAAATAAAATTGGGTACGTCTTCAAATTCGAAAAATCTACTCAATTTTTTAAAGATTTTCAAAAAGACTACGAAAAATCCAATATCGAACTGAGCAATCCCACAAAGTTGAAAAGGCTCACAGATTTATCTCGATATTTTGGGAGTATTGATAAGATAGAAAGTAGAATGGAGTCGGGGGTCGCTGTAAGTTACTGTGAGATTTCACAGAACTTATCTGACATTATAAACCCGAAAAATACCGAGCGATTTGTAAAATTTATGATTTCGAGGAGAGGGAGTATAACCTTAACGATTATCGATACTCTCAGAACTATAACTCAGGCCTTTAGTAGCGAAACAGAATGGCTAAATTTATACGCGGATCCTTTAAATTCACATCACGATGAAGTAAGAAATTCGGCGCAAAGATCAGCAAGAAGAGGAATTCTAGATATTCTGGAGAAAGAATATAATGAAACAGGAGATATAAAATTTTCTCTTAGAAAAGCTGAGCTCTCAGAAGTAGGATCGAATATTTTTAATCTATTGACGCTGGACGAAAAGGTTATATTCACTAATCTAGCAAAGCAAGATTATTTCGATAAAACTGCCTCTCACACAAAAAAGATTACGGAAAAATACGAAATCGAATTACGGAAAATAGGAATGACTAGAAATCCTTTTCTACCTATTTCATCTCTTCTGGAACTTCATGATCCGTCTGAGCCTATCTCAATTGCCCTAATTAAAAATATGAGAGAAATACTTTTAATTAAAAGATCTCCACCAGATATTACTACGGCAAGACTTATGAGGGATCTTATTTTCGTTTATTTGATTAGTCTATGGCCGTTGAGGAGGTCACATTGGCTTAATATGAGATACTCTATCGACAATTCTGGTCATATTCATCTCTCTGAATCTGGAGATCTTGTTATACAAATTCCGGTCGAAGATTTTAAAAACAGAAATTCCCGTATGTTCAAGAAAATGAAATACAAAGGTGAACCTATATTTTTTCCTATAAAGTATTCCGACCAAAAAGAATTGATAGATCTGATAAAATTATACGTTAGAGCCTATTTACCCCTTCTTGGATTAAAAAATGGAGTCATGTTTTACAATAGCGAATCTACTCTAATCGATAGCTGCAAAAAATGGCAAGAGCGATATTTACATCCAGTCTGTGACGAAATGGGAATAGCCAGACCACTGTTGTTCGGCGTCCACAGCTTCAGGCACATCTGCGCCACCACCATACTGAGACTCTACAAGTCGCCCCAACTCGCAGCTGACCTGCTCCTCGATACCCTAACTTCCGTCCTGAAATTCTACTCGGCCTACCTGCCGAGCGAAGGTTGCCAGGAAGCCATTCAGAACAACATCAATCGCCGCAAAGCCCTGGAAGGAAGATTAAAATGAACGATCAGCCTCATCATCAGGGAAAAAGCACTTTTACAGCTCGTGTCATCACTGTCGAC includes the following:
- a CDS encoding site-specific integrase, with amino-acid sequence MTRRGGQWMQNILGAPTYSEVDLSVEKLIKFSSNDLDLAKGSTKTYISNLKKYLTCQKEFFGISDRISIDSYSRLMKLKKSERDSRGFTDTIMSTVKKYLIVSSNKAKSKDVIYKKEIDNAVIHYGVNAAKKQRKILNSSNKIGYVFKFEKSTQFFKDFQKDYEKSNIELSNPTKLKRLTDLSRYFGSIDKIESRMESGVAVSYCEISQNLSDIINPKNTERFVKFMISRRGSITLTIIDTLRTITQAFSSETEWLNLYADPLNSHHDEVRNSAQRSARRGILDILEKEYNETGDIKFSLRKAELSEVGSNIFNLLTLDEKVIFTNLAKQDYFDKTASHTKKITEKYEIELRKIGMTRNPFLPISSLLELHDPSEPISIALIKNMREILLIKRSPPDITTARLMRDLIFVYLISLWPLRRSHWLNMRYSIDNSGHIHLSESGDLVIQIPVEDFKNRNSRMFKKMKYKGEPIFFPIKYSDQKELIDLIKLYVRAYLPLLGLKNGVMFYNSESTLIDSCKKWQERYLHPVCDEMGIARPLLFGVHSFRHICATTILRLYKSPQLAADLLLDTLTSVLKFYSAYLPSEGCQEAIQNNINRRKALEGRLK